A stretch of DNA from Ovis aries strain OAR_USU_Benz2616 breed Rambouillet chromosome 14, ARS-UI_Ramb_v3.0, whole genome shotgun sequence:
CATATAGTCCAAGGATGTTTTGAATAGCCAAATGCTATAGATGAAGTCTTTCAATGCAACTGTAATAAATAAGCATCTACATCCTTGGCTATATTACCAGTATATCCTGGAACCAAAGTAAGATGGTTTTCCTGTTCCCACAATCCACTTAATTgctgttttaaaatctgaatatttCCATCGTTCACAGCTTCTGTTTTGGATGATAGTTCTGACCACCACCTTTTTATGACTGCTTGAAGCCAGTTTAAACCAACTATTATATATTCTTCAAATCTGCTTTTAAGTAGTGACTTTACTAGAGGCAACAAATCTACACAGCAGCCAAGTGAGATATACTGTTTTTCCTCCTGTAAACTATTGGTGAGCACGGGAAGGCAATCTACCACAACTCCAAGGTCCTCTATCCTTACTAAATATGCTACAAGTTCACTAATACTTCTCTTTCTCCAGAAAGTTAAAGCTACATTCAGTCTCAAATTCCTGCTGAACAAAACCTGTGCCATTGTTTCATGGTCCTGAGAAACTTCAGAAAAAAAGCCACTGTATTTTGATGATGGGCTTTCTGTCTGTGAAGAAC
This window harbors:
- the LOC101121192 gene encoding KATNB1-like protein 1, whose product is MASETHNVKKRNFCNNTEDHSIDLPRKRISNFTNKNMKEVKKSPKQLAAYITRTVGQAVKSPDKLRKVIYRRKKVHHPIQNPCYRKKQSPKSGGCVMANKENELACAGHLPEKLRHESRTYLINSSDSGSSQTESPSSKYSGFFSEVSQDHETMAQVLFSRNLRLNVALTFWRKRSISELVAYLVRIEDLGVVVDCLPVLTNSLQEEKQYISLGCCVDLLPLVKSLLKSRFEEYIIVGLNWLQAVIKRWWSELSSKTEAVNDGNIQILKQQLSGLWEQENHLTLVPGYTGNIAKDVDAYLLQLH